The Montipora foliosa isolate CH-2021 chromosome 1, ASM3666993v2, whole genome shotgun sequence genome has a window encoding:
- the LOC138001087 gene encoding histamine H2 receptor-like, producing the protein MSGSDNRNATNKTEVSPLLASSECIPWIVVLISECVAIVVLNLITMAVFTTQRQMQRRGAYIFIRNLTMTDLLAGVISGPLQIERIGRPCDVWQYTYDASSWADLIKFAFLHIFSFASLANLAVISLERVHATYRPSRHLFMGRRVYYVTIAIIWLIAIIREALQITLDKVPFQDRGKIPLVINSALYIAYYLLVLLVVCICYTSIIIKVRFAPRMNHLDNGVIMRERQLSAILFSVTVASLITLLPVIAYICLDLFHPDFTSPKSPVNFHLRMFALACFISNSLVNPIIYAMRMQGFRTGVRNLLCGGAPADANMATIPL; encoded by the coding sequence ATGTCTGGCAGTGACAACAGAAATGCGACCAACAAAACCGAAGTGTCTCCACTCCTCGCCTCATCAGAATGCATTCCGTGGATCGTTGTGCTAATATCTGAATGTGTAGCCATAGTGGTCCTCAATCTTATCACCATGGCTGTATTCACGACACAGCGCCAGATGCAGCGCCGAGGCGCTTACATTTTTATCCGAAATCTTACGATGACTGATCTCTTGGCAGGGGTTATTTCAGGCCCCCTTCAGATTGAACGAATCGGTCGACCTTGTGATGTCTGGCAGTACACCTATGATGCCAGTTCTTGGGCTGATCTGATCAAATTTGCATTTCTCCATATCTTCTCCTTTGCTTCGCTTGCAAATCTTGCTGTCATCTCGTTGGAGCGCGTGCATGCCACATACCGTCCTTCCAGGCATCTATTCATGGGCAGACGAGTCTACTACGTCACTATAGCTATCATTTGGCTGATAGCTATTATCAGAGAAGCTCTTCAAATCACGTTAGACAAAGTGCCATTTCAAGATCGCGGAAAGATCCCTTTAGTAATAAATTCCGCTCTGTATATTGCATACTATTTACTAGTTCTTCTTGTTGTATGCATTTGCTACACTTCAATTATTATCAAGGTTCGTTTTGCCCCGCGAATGAACCACCTCGACAACGGAGTTATCATGAGAGAGCGCCAgctatccgccattttgttttctgttaCAGTTGCTTCCCTGATCACTCTCTTGCCTGTTATAGCATATATATGTCTGGATTTGTTCCATCCTGATTTCACTTCGCCGAAAAGTCCTGTAAATTTTCACCTGCGAATGTTCGCGCTAGCATGTTTCATATCAAACTCGTTGGTAAATCCCATCATCTACGCCATGCGCATGCAAGGCTTCCGCACCGGCGTGAGAAATTTACTTTGCGGTGGCGCTCCTGCTGATGCAAACATGGCCACTATTCCACTTTAA